A genomic stretch from Sulfurimonas sediminis includes:
- a CDS encoding biotin--[acetyl-CoA-carboxylase] ligase, whose amino-acid sequence MKIHYYNTLPSTQLFLKEELKNKKLTAPVAVVADIQTKGIGSRNNEWSSQKGNLFLSFALNTEQLPHDLKLESVSLYFSYLLKETLSEFGSKVFLKWPNDFYIGTKKTGGMITNRVDDTLICGVGINLVTAPQGFVSLDIMLNRKTLITAYLKKVEKKVLWKQVFSKYKLEFENNKEFFTHSDGKKISLESCVLESDGSLNINGERIYSRR is encoded by the coding sequence TTGAAGATACATTACTATAATACACTGCCATCAACGCAGCTTTTTTTAAAAGAAGAGTTGAAAAACAAGAAGCTAACTGCTCCTGTAGCTGTGGTTGCAGATATTCAGACAAAAGGAATCGGCAGTCGAAATAACGAATGGAGTTCCCAAAAAGGAAATCTTTTTTTGTCCTTTGCCCTCAATACAGAACAATTGCCTCATGATTTAAAATTAGAATCTGTATCACTGTATTTTTCTTATCTACTCAAAGAAACTTTATCTGAATTTGGTTCAAAAGTTTTTTTAAAGTGGCCGAATGATTTTTATATCGGTACAAAAAAAACAGGCGGAATGATTACAAACAGGGTGGACGATACACTTATCTGCGGTGTGGGAATAAACCTTGTAACGGCACCACAGGGCTTTGTATCATTGGATATTATGCTCAACAGAAAAACATTAATTACAGCATATTTAAAAAAAGTAGAAAAAAAGGTTTTATGGAAGCAAGTTTTTAGCAAATATAAGTTAGAATTTGAAAACAACAAGGAGTTTTTTACCCATAGTGATGGTAAGAAAATATCACTTGAGTCTTGTGTACTCGAGAGTGATGGCAGTTTGAATATAAATGGTGAGAGGATATACAGCAGGCGATGA
- the fmt gene encoding methionyl-tRNA formyltransferase, producing the protein MKNIIFMGTPEYAQKILQKVIATEDINVVAVYTQPDKPVGRKKVLTPPPVKLTAQEYNIPLYQPKKLQDEETVKEILEIPCDFIVVAAYGQILPREILDHAPCINLHASILPQYRGASPIQQTLLNGDNVTGVTAMLMEEGLDTGDILKIEKVSVDEKMMVEELFEKLTQTAADLTIDVLRNFHTYTPKKQDDAQASHCKKITKADGAVVFDNAQEIYNKYRAFTPWPGIYLASGLKLKEIELEKKDEEHADAGKITAIDKKSIVVTCKQGALRIYKVQPQSKKEMDVISYINGKRLGLEDTLL; encoded by the coding sequence ATGAAAAATATAATATTTATGGGGACACCTGAGTATGCCCAGAAAATTCTTCAAAAAGTGATAGCAACAGAAGATATAAATGTTGTTGCCGTCTATACACAGCCTGACAAACCGGTCGGGCGTAAAAAAGTACTGACGCCTCCCCCTGTGAAGCTTACTGCGCAAGAGTATAACATTCCACTCTACCAGCCAAAAAAACTTCAGGATGAGGAAACTGTAAAAGAGATTCTGGAAATTCCCTGTGATTTTATAGTGGTGGCTGCATACGGACAGATTTTGCCACGAGAAATTTTAGATCATGCACCCTGTATCAATCTTCACGCTTCGATTTTACCGCAATATCGCGGAGCAAGCCCGATACAGCAAACCTTGCTAAACGGCGACAATGTAACCGGTGTAACTGCCATGCTTATGGAAGAGGGGCTTGATACGGGTGACATTTTAAAAATTGAGAAAGTCTCTGTCGATGAGAAGATGATGGTTGAAGAGTTGTTTGAAAAGCTTACCCAGACTGCTGCTGATCTGACGATAGATGTGCTGCGTAATTTTCATACATATACGCCCAAAAAACAGGATGATGCACAGGCTTCACATTGTAAAAAAATAACAAAAGCAGACGGTGCTGTTGTTTTTGACAATGCACAGGAGATTTATAACAAATACCGTGCCTTTACCCCGTGGCCGGGAATTTATCTTGCAAGCGGACTGAAATTAAAAGAGATAGAACTTGAAAAAAAAGATGAAGAACATGCTGATGCCGGCAAAATAACTGCAATAGACAAAAAAAGTATTGTTGTTACATGTAAGCAGGGGGCTCTTCGCATTTATAAGGTACAGCCACAGTCAAAAAAAGAGATGGATGTTATCTCTTATATTAACGGGAAAAGACTCGGACTTGAAGATACATTACTATAA